From one Synergistota bacterium genomic stretch:
- a CDS encoding DUF2848 family protein, producing MKRISLKYRSRDGKKEEKVELIWDSCVACGYTGRNRKAVLDHIEELKKLGVPAPEKVPATYWVDPERVSTSSEIYVIGDKTSGEVEVFMAKDNKGETFITVGSDHTDRELERISVSKAKQICPKIIATECWKLSEIREHWDKIILRMEVKTSEGEGPFTLYQKGELITLLPPEELEKLAYLERPEYAHLPSIFGGTIPILTEETIFASVYRLSMHDPILNRTITHTYRVINLPDKI from the coding sequence GGAAAAGGTAGAGCTTATTTGGGACAGCTGTGTTGCCTGCGGCTACACCGGAAGAAACAGAAAAGCGGTCTTAGATCACATAGAAGAGCTTAAAAAGCTCGGGGTTCCAGCCCCAGAGAAGGTTCCAGCAACGTACTGGGTAGATCCAGAAAGAGTAAGCACCTCTTCTGAAATCTACGTCATAGGAGATAAAACATCTGGAGAAGTGGAAGTATTCATGGCAAAAGACAATAAGGGAGAGACCTTCATTACCGTAGGAAGCGATCACACCGACAGGGAATTAGAGCGCATATCGGTTTCTAAGGCAAAGCAGATTTGTCCCAAAATTATAGCTACCGAATGTTGGAAGCTTTCCGAAATAAGAGAACACTGGGATAAGATAATCTTAAGAATGGAAGTAAAAACCTCAGAAGGAGAAGGGCCATTTACTCTATATCAAAAAGGGGAACTCATAACCCTCCTGCCTCCCGAGGAGCTTGAAAAACTTGCTTACTTGGAAAGACCTGAATATGCTCATCTCCCCTCCATCTTCGGAGGGACTATTCCCATCCTCACCGAGGAAACTATATTCGCAAGCGTTTACAGATTATCCATGCATGATCCCATATTAAACAGGACGATAACCCACACCTACAGAGTTATCAACCTTCCAGATAAAATCTAA